A single Triticum dicoccoides isolate Atlit2015 ecotype Zavitan chromosome 2A, WEW_v2.0, whole genome shotgun sequence DNA region contains:
- the LOC119354932 gene encoding nudC domain-containing protein 2-like has product MAERLAPEKRHAFVHNGQKVFEWDQSLEEVNMYIELPKNVPTKLIQCVIQAGHVEVGIRGHPPYLNHDLMHPVKTDSSFWTIEDGELHITLQKREKGKAWASPIKGQGSLDPYAADQEQKRLMLQRFQEENPGFDFSQAQFSGTCPDPRTFMGGIHTD; this is encoded by the exons ATGGCGGAGAGGCTGGCACCCGAGAAGCGCCATGCCTTCGTCCACAATG GGCAGAAGGTTTTCGAATGGGACCAGTCGCTGGAGGAGGTGAACATGTACATCGAGCTCCCCAAGAACGTGCCCACCAAGCTGATTCAGTGTGTGATCCAGGCCGGCCACGTTGAGGTCGGCATTCGCGGCCACCCGCCCTACCTCAAC CATGACCTTATGCACCCCGTGAAGACCGATTCGTCTTTCTGGACGATAG AGGACGGTGAATTGCATATCACTCTGCAAAAAAGGGAAAAGGGGAAAGCATGGGCATCTCCAATAAAAGGCCAAGGTAGCTTAGATCCATATGCTGCAGACCAGGAACAGAAACGGCTTATGCTGCAAAGGTTTCAAGAAGAG AATCCAGGGTTTGATTTTTCGCAGGCTCAGTTCAGTGGTACCTGCCCTGACCCAAGGACTTTCATGGGTGGAATTCACACTGATTGA